DNA sequence from the Lodderomyces elongisporus chromosome 5, complete sequence genome:
AATGCATTCTTAACACcactctcttcttcttttcttttctttttcttttttttttatttttggggGAGTTCCCTATTTAGTCTGGATCCGTGTCTAAAGTGGAAAAAAACaccttttgcttttgcttctgcttctgcttttgcttctgcttttgcttctgcttctgcttttgcctcttctctctctatgGTGGTGTATTATTGTCTATtgtttattgttattgttgttgttgcagaaTTGCAGTAAACATTGCTTCATCCTTAACATAATCTTCAttccatttcttctttctgtgtattcttcttcttcttcgtcacAATCTctcaaaactaaaaaacACCCTTTCACAATTCTTATCACCTATTATCCTTAGTATCttccattttttctttcttactttttttcttactttcTTACTTTCATCCAACCATCaccaactttttctttctattatATCTTTCACATACCACCAGAATCAGAGTATTTACTTTTGCTCTTGCCACAATTCAGGttcacaaaacaaaaggactttcttttctttctttctttcttttcataaTCATAATAATACTATTAATAATAGATACCAGAACGGTTTAAGTTAAATAAAACCTTggagaaagaataaagaatcAATAttaagaaaatagaaaatagaaaaaggtAGTAACCTCAGATCTTTAACCATCAATAAAGGCTGCTGCTAATACAGGCTAACACAGGCTAATACAGATTCATACAGATACATACAGATACACAGTCAATCGCTATCCACTCTAAAAACAATTACcacccaatttttttttacaaccaaaaaattataattatCAATATTATTACATCCTTGGACAAATTAAGCAGTAATTACCATCACAATTACCGTTTTTACCTAAACCCCCTTTCCCCTTTCCCCGTTTCCCCTCCCTTGCCTTTGCCTTTGCCTTTGCCATTGCCTTTGCCTTTACCAGATCTCATCAGATTTTAGCAATTGCAGAGTAACTTGTTAAGGGAAACAGAATCTAAAATCCAACATTGAAATCCTACTTTAGTACCAAATCAcaactaccaccaccaccaccaccaacataTATGGTGAGCTATTAGAATACACATCAGTCACTCGCTTATAAACCAACACTTgcaccaaaaaagaacaagttAAATACAGAACAACTTTACATTACTTTACAAGAATCaaagagaataaaagagaaacgTTAATACTATGTCGATTTCATCTGTGGGTAACGACCACAACTTATATGACGTCCCCTTGAGTGGCAGAAAAATGGGCAAATGTTCCACCACCCCAAAGAGAGTATTATCCCTATCCTCATTAACCACTTTAAACGAAGTATCATCAAACACAACAAATACTTCagcaaaacaacaaacaaaaaacacaactactactagtAATACAAAAAGACCAGGCGACTACTATATCCAAAAAATACACTCTAAATCAGCCTTGAATCTACCCAAGAacccaccaccaccattacctAATGCAACTGCAATCAGccagcaactgcaactgcaactgcaactgcaactgcaactgcaactgcaactgcagcaacagacctttaaaaataatagaTTGTCACAAGATTCACTCATGTCGAATCAATCCTCCGTCTCAGACGACCACTCGTCAATCGTATCGTCACAGTTTGACACACCAGCCACAGACACAAGCTCAACTTTCCCAATACATAACGGATCAATGACAAAACTACCCTTTACTGTAGATACCAGACACAGCTCCAtgacatcaacatcaactggCGCACCATCCTttatggaaatggaaagcAAATTTACTATGCCATTGGGAATGACTTCGGGAATGAATTCAGGAATGACTTCGGGAATGAATTCAGGAATGACTTCAGGAACACCAACAGTtggaaagacaaaaaactCTATTCCAGTCAACACTAGactgcagcagcagcaacaactgcaacaccacttacaacaactgcatcaacaacaactgcaaccaCTGAGTAACATAAATAACAAAAGTAGACCACCACCCCTGCTAAAGGCTGCATCCACTACAAATATTGCAAGACACGTTTCAACCCAACCAGtacaacaacaccagcaacaccaaccAGTTccaaaaacgaaaagatCATACTCGGTCAATACCATGCCCACTTTAAACAGAACTACTTCTTCAGCTTCAACATCAAACCCATTAACATTATCAAGAACCAAGTCAAAATACCTCTCGTCGcaagaatcaaaagaaCGTAAACTATTGCGTAAAAAGAAGTACGAGGAAAACgacgatgacgaagaaCTCTTATCCAACGATTTGGACAACCTTATATTCAATGTACCGGTGATCAAGAACCAAAACGAATTGTACTCTTTGACTAAAGGCAGTCAAAGCCAAAGTCAAATCCAAAGTCAACtccaattgcaaaatcaaGGCCAAGGTCTTGGTCAAGGTCAAGGTCAAAGAAAACTGAGTAGAAGTGGCTCTTCTTCGTCGAGCATAAACTTGAGCAGCTCAACTATACTTTCACGTAACGATTTAATCAATGACCACAATGACAAGTACAATATAAGACCATGTCCATTACCAGGGAAATTGGGCTCAACATCAAGTATCCCACACTATATCAACACAAGCATCAATGATGATAGTATATTGGAGGAAGAAGACGCAGATGAAGGAAGCGAATATGACGATAcaacaatgacaatgacTACAGATGACTCCATTATTGCCAACAACATTACTGAATTTTACAATCAAAGAAGTGCCTCAGTATCCAAACTCATCAAATTATCAAGAGAACAAAATGTGCTTTATAACCTCCCCTCCTTTATCAAATCGCAATCCTCATTGGACGATTTACATCTCATTTCTCCCGAAAAACTCAATTTCCTCGACCAAACAAGACCCATTAATTTACCCCCAAAATCACCTTCAGACAAGAATAAACACAACAAGCAGTTTTCTTCAGCCATTGATATGTTCCAAGTTTCAATGCAAAACGAAAATGATTCCAGAATGAAGATAGAACAATTAAAGTCAACACAATCACAAGAATGGATCAATTTGGTTGATTCGTTTATGCAATTGGACAATAAGCAATTCAACAAAAAGTTCACTgctgaaaaaaacaagattaGAAAGCTTGCTTGGGACTGTAACATTCCACAAACGCATTGCTTTAAATTCTTACTAAAGATTCTTTCAAACAATTACTCATCACAAGATTCACTAAACACTATTTGCAACTCATTTGAACTATTTGatcaaaagttgaaaacaTTGAGTCCGGTAATGAAGCAAAATAAAGACCATGAATTTAACAAGATTGTTgagaaaatgaagatgcaACCTTTGGTGAAACACTCTGGTGTTGACCATAACGAGTTCAAATCTAAATTGATGCATTTGTTATACATCAAAAGTATAAGTGAATCTGGACTTGCTGAAAAAGATTACCTAATGATAACCATATTGTTGTGCTTGTTTCCTCAAGAGACTAATGTTGACTTGTATTGCTTGCTTGAATTAGTGCAACATGAGGTTTTGGATGCAAAATTCTCACAGCAAAAACTAGGAACAGGAAAAAGTTCAACCTCATCAAGTGTAGTTGTTGAGGAGACTAAAAATATCACTTTGACGCATTTGctcttgttgattttgaaattcaATGACTGTCAAAAATTGTCAGCCTCGGCAATGCACCAGCAATCACAGccgcaacaacaacagcaacagcaacagcaacaagtGAAATCACTGACACCTGTTTCAAGTCCAAATCCACAAAACGATGTCTCTGCCGGTAATGACACTGTTGTTGGTGCAAGTCTTGAGGTTGTAATGAAACTCATTACACTTCTTGTGGTCAATTCACAGAGCTTAAAAACTagggaaaagaacaatttgaaattgttgaaactGTTTAACAAGACTGTGTTTGTTAATTACCATCTTGGATGGAACTCATTCGAAGAGTTAACAAAGAGCGATGGCCAGAGTAACGAAGGGATAAGGATTAATTATTGTGCTGATCAACTGGCCAATTTGGATAAATTTATAAAGAGATGgtgtcatcatcattttgGTTGAATATAGAGGTTTCGTATATCAttcatttgtttattaGTTTATtagtttatttgtttgtttgtttcttttatttaacaattttatcaatacatatacattttgcattttttcttttattcatcttttgtaaaaaaaaattttggaagaacaaaatacaaaaggAGGAGTGCCTATAAACATTATAATTGTTTTATAGCTTATTCATATTGACAAGCTAAAATCCATTTTCTGCTCTAGAGTTCTTGAAAACTGTAAGAGAGAGAAtattgaaaagcaaaaaaaataaaagttgatgcaaaaaaaatctcCCAGACAGGGAATTGAACCCTGGTCTACCACGCGACAAGCGGTAATTCTAGCCACTAAACTATCTGGGACGCTTTTGTGATTGACACATACACATTGTTGGTGTAGTAAAATCTGCTTAAACCTTTCACTATTGAAGAAATTTGTATTACTATCTATCAGTCAAGAATTGGTCTGCAATGTGACAAAAGTTGGTACATATATATGCTGTATGTATGGTTAGAGTTAACTACCACTTACTATTCTATAACCATATTCTTTAAAGCTACtcaaaagaagatgatacaaaaaaattccCTCATTTTTAAGATTTCTCTcttatttctttaatttttttttaattttcgcTTGGAGTtgacccaaaaaaaatttgaaaaacatcACCATACATCCCGTCAGGTATGATGTTCAAAGTTGACCTAAAtgcatttccatttttcaaCTATACTATTTTATAAAACTAATATACCATCTAAGCCTactcaattttttcctttttttttttttttaaaaaaaagtttcatCGAATTTGTTCATTCTCAAACCTTTCTTTTATATCCTTTACTCGCTCtacattgttgatgaatttCAACTTTGTCATATAGATCCTCCAAATCTCCTGCCTTATCAAGCTGTCGTTGAAAATCAACAACGCACGCTCATATATGCTTAGCGACTtgtctgtttgtttatGAGTCTCCAAAAACAGAGCATATTGCATCATGTCCTTTGCTGAAGCAATTTTGAGTTTAATCATTTGTTCAAAAGCTTCGATTACTTGATTAATGTATCGTAAATTCATCAAACCACTGTCTTTTTCATTGCTACCTTCTTCTCTATTTCCACTATCAACGccagcatcat
Encoded proteins:
- the SBE2 gene encoding uncharacterized protein (similar to YDR351W, YHR103W), which gives rise to MTPGDYYIQKIHSKSALNLPKNPPPPLPNATAISQQSQSQSQSQSQSQSQSQQQTFKNNRLSQDSLMSNQSSVSDDHSSIVSSQFDTPATDTSSTFPIHNGSMTKLPFTVDTRHSSMTSTSTGAPSFMEMESKFTMPLGMTSGMNSGMTSGMNSGMTSGTPTVGKTKNSIPVNTRSQQQQQSQHHLQQSHQQQSQPSSNINNKSRPPPSLKAASTTNIARHVSTQPVQQHQQHQPVPKTKRSYSVNTMPTLNRTTSSASTSNPLTLSRTKSKYLSSQESKERKLLRKKKYEENDDDEELLSNDLDNLIFNVPVIKNQNELYSLTKGSQSQSQIQSQLQLQNQGQGLGQGQGQRKSSRSGSSSSSINLSSSTILSRNDLINDHNDKYNIRPCPLPGKLGSTSSIPHYINTSINDDSILEEEDADEGSEYDDTTMTMTTDDSIIANNITEFYNQRSASVSKLIKLSREQNVLYNLPSFIKSQSSLDDLHLISPEKLNFLDQTRPINLPPKSPSDKNKHNKQFSSAIDMFQVSMQNENDSRMKIEQLKSTQSQEWINLVDSFMQLDNKQFNKKFTAEKNKIRKLAWDCNIPQTHCFKFLLKILSNNYSSQDSLNTICNSFELFDQKLKTLSPVMKQNKDHEFNKIVEKMKMQPLVKHSGVDHNEFKSKLMHLLYIKSISESGLAEKDYLMITILLCLFPQETNVDLYCLLELVQHEVLDAKFSQQKLGTGKSSTSSSVVVEETKNITLTHLLLLILKFNDCQKLSASAMHQQSQPQQQQQQQQQQVKSSTPVSSPNPQNDVSAGNDTVVGASLEVVMKLITLLVVNSQSLKTREKNNLKLLKSFNKTVFVNYHLGWNSFEELTKSDGQSNEGIRINYCADQSANLDKFIKRWCHHHFG